A single region of the Bacteroides luhongzhouii genome encodes:
- a CDS encoding efflux RND transporter permease subunit, with protein sequence MKTTKTGLVPQEDMGTIFVDVRTSPGNSLEETKSVMDEIDKRIHDIPQVRMFSKVTGNGMISGQGASNGMFIVRLKLWDERTEKEDGINAVINEIYRRTDDISSAQIMAFAQPMIPGYGVSSGFEIYIQDQKGGSVEDLLKYTRQMIDALNARPEIGRASTSFDTKCPQFLVEVDAALCKRNGVSPSDILSTLSGYIGGNYASNMNRFSKLYRVMVQASPEFRLDTEALNNMFVRNSNGEMSPVSQYLTLTRVYGAESLTRFNLFSAISVNGAPQLITRSTLDNQRFPESLSTGVPLQLLHRRPDIRQKEAELAEAFYATNQARSAFYPSITLGGSAGWTNSAGGAITNPGQWLLSTVGSLVQPLFNRGQNIANLKVAKAQQEEALLTFRQSLLDAGTEVNDALVQWQKAQGRLALSKQQVISLQSAVRSSELLMRHSSQNYLEVLTARQTLLQAELSVASNRFDEIQGVINLYHALGGGY encoded by the coding sequence ATGAAAACCACCAAGACCGGGTTGGTTCCTCAAGAGGATATGGGAACTATCTTTGTAGATGTGCGTACTTCACCCGGAAACAGTCTGGAAGAAACCAAAAGTGTAATGGACGAAATAGATAAGCGTATTCATGACATACCGCAAGTCAGAATGTTTTCTAAAGTGACGGGTAACGGTATGATAAGCGGTCAGGGAGCATCGAACGGTATGTTTATCGTCCGTCTGAAACTGTGGGATGAACGTACGGAAAAGGAAGACGGTATCAATGCTGTTATTAACGAGATTTACCGGCGTACGGATGACATTTCTTCTGCGCAAATTATGGCCTTTGCACAACCGATGATTCCCGGGTATGGGGTAAGTAGTGGTTTTGAAATTTATATCCAGGACCAGAAAGGCGGTTCGGTAGAAGATTTGCTGAAATACACCCGTCAGATGATTGATGCATTGAATGCCCGGCCTGAAATCGGACGTGCTTCGACTTCGTTCGATACAAAATGTCCTCAATTCTTGGTAGAAGTGGATGCCGCCCTTTGTAAGCGGAATGGAGTGTCACCTTCGGATATCTTGAGTACTTTGTCCGGCTATATCGGTGGTAACTATGCATCCAATATGAACCGTTTCTCCAAACTTTACCGTGTAATGGTGCAGGCTTCACCGGAATTCCGTCTGGATACCGAAGCTTTGAATAATATGTTTGTCCGGAATTCCAATGGAGAGATGTCTCCTGTCAGTCAATATCTCACTTTGACACGAGTCTACGGTGCAGAGTCGCTGACGCGTTTCAATCTGTTCTCTGCCATCTCCGTCAATGGTGCTCCGCAGCTGATAACACGTTCTACGCTTGACAACCAGCGTTTCCCGGAATCCCTTTCAACCGGAGTGCCGTTGCAACTATTGCACCGTCGTCCGGATATTCGTCAAAAGGAAGCTGAACTGGCTGAGGCTTTTTATGCAACGAATCAGGCACGTTCTGCTTTTTATCCCTCTATCACGTTGGGTGGTTCCGCAGGATGGACAAACTCGGCAGGTGGCGCTATAACCAATCCTGGACAGTGGTTGCTTTCCACTGTCGGCTCATTGGTTCAGCCACTTTTCAATCGCGGGCAGAATATTGCTAATTTGAAAGTAGCGAAAGCACAACAGGAAGAGGCGTTACTCACCTTCCGCCAAAGTTTGCTTGATGCGGGCACGGAAGTAAACGATGCATTGGTGCAATGGCAGAAGGCGCAAGGCCGTTTGGCACTCTCCAAACAGCAGGTCATTTCGCTTCAGTCCGCAGTGCGTAGTTCTGAACTATTGATGCGGCACAGTTCGCAAAACTACCTGGAAGTACTTACTGCCCGTCAGACTCTTTTGCAGGCGGAATTATCCGTCGCTTCCAATCGTTTTGATGAAATACAGGGAGTTATTAATCTTTATCATGCATTGGGAGGAGGATACTGA
- a CDS encoding triple tyrosine motif-containing protein produces the protein MKLRIYLILLFISFYGDISATWQRSVTNYYRNTYNSGNQNWMISQQENGWMYFANNKGLLEFDGRNWNTYSIHNAKTRAVKVGADGRIYIGGMGQFGYFTPNRLGGLEYTCLSDSIGGNTNIGIIWNIHIVDNRIYFQSEWNIYCFDKGRIRVLNASSEIWCSAVIHGKFYVALEEGLAVLKGMEIVPLSNIGHTVALNRSAKIVALLPWENKVLIVTSKNGLFVYDGNSILPYSSAADSFIHSNLLFCAEAKDGLLALGSVQGGVLLLDSKTGQLERISIDNGLQNKTVLGLYFDRSNNLWLGLDNGIDCVHLESPIFSLYGGKAVIGSGYASCCYNGQLYLGTNQGLYRTSLGQINTPVDMQFMPGTDGQVWSIKTYNNQLFCCADNGIFIIDGLKHYSPSSLKGVWSVAMFPYNEHLLIAGTYSGMFLLGKSATGRWEVKHKIKGFSHSCKTFFVEEANTLWVANKGKGIFRITLTEGLDSIMSLKNYNNESLSNNNNSFITRINRKIVVAAHEGLYYYDQINDQLVLDTLLEQSLDGHTAYTYLKESEKGDIWYVVNGKLKMLRSDGHKGFYKLNNEAYFCGALIEDFEDIYFYDKERAIIGTEDGFSLLKYNEKISEQRLGLQIRRVYCIGKKDSLVYGRSYTYDQEPLLLPYSKNSIRIEYSVTDYDKSSAALYSCRLSGGRVNDNEWSEYSENNTKEYTDLPEGSYVFNVKIITDKAQEPIETSFSFEILPPWYRMWWAYCIYGVLVILFLYYIYYRIVQSRKNLIRQKELELISQKQEFRKESELKDRKIVSLEEENLQSELRHKSEELIKTTLNIVHKNEILQDIRKVAVGISRSVNDENLVNIRRKTLILIERIDKDLDNEEHWQTFQNTFDSVHHNFFHLLDERYPDLSYKDKMLCAYLRMNLMSKEIAPLLNITLRGVEISRYRLRKKLGLGEGDNLAEFLQHLT, from the coding sequence ATGAAGTTACGCATATATCTAATCTTGTTATTTATCTCTTTTTATGGGGATATTTCTGCAACATGGCAACGTTCGGTGACGAACTATTATCGAAATACATATAATTCCGGTAATCAAAATTGGATGATTTCACAACAGGAGAATGGCTGGATGTATTTCGCAAATAATAAAGGTTTGCTTGAGTTTGATGGCAGAAATTGGAATACTTATTCTATACATAACGCTAAGACCAGAGCCGTAAAGGTCGGAGCGGACGGGAGAATTTATATCGGTGGAATGGGACAATTCGGTTATTTTACCCCCAATCGGCTTGGTGGACTAGAGTACACTTGTCTTTCGGATAGTATCGGCGGGAATACTAATATTGGCATTATCTGGAATATACATATTGTAGACAATCGGATTTATTTCCAATCGGAATGGAATATCTATTGTTTTGACAAGGGGCGGATCAGAGTATTGAATGCTTCTTCGGAAATTTGGTGTTCTGCAGTGATCCATGGAAAGTTTTATGTAGCATTGGAGGAAGGGCTGGCTGTCTTGAAAGGAATGGAAATCGTACCTTTATCTAATATCGGACATACTGTGGCTTTGAATCGTTCAGCCAAAATCGTTGCATTGCTTCCATGGGAGAATAAAGTATTGATAGTGACAAGCAAAAATGGCTTATTTGTATATGATGGGAATTCAATACTACCTTATTCTTCTGCTGCCGATTCGTTTATTCATTCTAATCTGCTGTTCTGTGCAGAGGCTAAAGACGGACTGCTTGCTTTAGGTTCTGTACAAGGAGGAGTTTTACTGTTGGACTCGAAAACCGGTCAGTTAGAGCGGATTTCTATAGATAATGGATTACAGAATAAGACAGTTTTGGGATTGTATTTTGATCGTAGTAATAATCTTTGGCTGGGGTTGGATAATGGCATTGATTGCGTACATTTGGAATCTCCGATTTTTTCACTTTATGGCGGAAAGGCGGTTATTGGTTCAGGATACGCTTCTTGTTGTTATAACGGTCAACTCTATTTGGGGACGAATCAGGGATTATATCGCACTTCTTTGGGGCAGATCAATACACCGGTGGATATGCAATTTATGCCGGGAACAGACGGGCAGGTATGGTCTATTAAGACATATAATAATCAATTGTTCTGTTGTGCTGATAATGGAATTTTTATTATAGATGGTTTGAAACATTATTCTCCCAGTTCGCTCAAAGGAGTGTGGTCGGTAGCAATGTTTCCCTATAATGAGCATTTGTTGATAGCCGGAACTTATAGTGGAATGTTCTTGTTGGGAAAATCAGCAACCGGAAGATGGGAGGTGAAGCATAAGATTAAAGGATTTTCCCATTCATGCAAAACTTTTTTTGTAGAAGAGGCTAATACACTTTGGGTGGCGAACAAAGGCAAAGGTATTTTTAGAATCACTCTTACGGAAGGATTAGACAGCATTATGAGTCTTAAAAATTATAATAATGAGTCTTTGTCAAACAATAATAATTCATTTATAACACGTATCAACCGGAAAATTGTGGTAGCGGCTCACGAAGGACTATATTATTACGATCAGATAAATGATCAGTTGGTGCTGGATACATTATTGGAACAGTCGCTGGACGGGCATACTGCCTATACTTATTTGAAAGAAAGTGAGAAAGGAGATATTTGGTATGTTGTGAATGGAAAGCTAAAAATGCTTCGAAGTGACGGACATAAGGGATTTTATAAACTGAATAATGAGGCTTATTTTTGCGGGGCATTGATAGAAGATTTTGAAGATATTTATTTTTATGATAAAGAACGTGCCATTATAGGTACGGAAGATGGTTTTTCTTTGTTAAAGTATAACGAAAAGATTTCAGAACAACGGTTGGGGCTACAAATCAGGAGAGTATATTGTATAGGGAAAAAAGATTCTTTGGTATACGGGCGTAGTTATACGTATGATCAGGAGCCGTTACTACTTCCATACTCGAAAAATTCGATAAGGATCGAATATAGTGTGACAGATTATGACAAGTCATCTGCAGCTTTGTATTCCTGCCGTTTGTCAGGGGGGAGGGTCAATGATAACGAATGGAGCGAATATAGTGAAAATAATACGAAGGAGTATACTGACCTGCCTGAAGGAAGTTATGTTTTTAATGTGAAGATAATAACTGATAAGGCACAGGAGCCTATTGAAACATCCTTTTCTTTTGAAATATTACCGCCTTGGTATCGTATGTGGTGGGCATACTGTATTTATGGGGTGTTGGTTATTCTATTTTTGTATTATATTTATTATCGTATAGTACAAAGCAGGAAGAATCTGATTCGTCAGAAAGAATTGGAATTGATTTCACAAAAACAAGAATTCAGGAAAGAAAGTGAGTTGAAAGACCGCAAGATTGTTTCTTTAGAAGAAGAAAATCTGCAATCAGAGTTGCGGCATAAGTCGGAAGAGTTAATTAAAACGACATTAAACATTGTACATAAGAATGAGATTTTGCAGGATATACGAAAGGTTGCAGTGGGTATTTCCCGTTCTGTCAATGATGAGAACCTAGTTAATATTCGTCGGAAAACATTAATACTGATAGAACGTATCGATAAGGACCTTGATAATGAGGAACACTGGCAGACTTTTCAGAATACATTTGATTCGGTGCATCATAATTTCTTCCATCTGCTTGATGAACGTTATCCTGATTTGAGTTACAAGGATAAGATGCTGTGTGCTTATTTACGAATGAATCTTATGTCAAAGGAAATAGCTCCGTTATTGAATATAACATTGCGTGGGGTAGAAATCAGTCGTTATCGTCTACGAAAAAAACTAGGATTGGGCGAAGGAGATAACTTGGCTGAGTTTCTGCAACATTTGACATAA
- a CDS encoding efflux RND transporter permease subunit, producing MKIRTFIDRPILAGVISVVFLIIGLIGLSQLPVEQFPEIAPPTVSVSATYTGANAETVQKSVVVPLEEALNGVENMMYMTSSSTNNGSARITIYFRQGTDPDMAAVNVQNRIATAQGLLPAEVTRSGITVRKRQTSNIKALALYSPDNTFDESFLNNYLKINIKPRLSRIAGVGEVNVMGADYSLRIWLDPAKMAKYGLVPSDITTVLDEQNLEAPTGTLGAESKNIFQYVLKYRGHYEEEKAYGNLVIRSQAGGEVLRLKDVARIELGANYCC from the coding sequence ATGAAAATCAGAACATTTATAGACCGGCCTATTCTCGCAGGAGTAATTTCGGTCGTTTTTCTTATTATCGGATTGATAGGACTTTCGCAGCTTCCTGTTGAACAGTTTCCTGAAATTGCACCTCCTACCGTCAGCGTTTCCGCTACCTATACCGGTGCTAATGCGGAAACTGTACAGAAGAGCGTAGTCGTGCCATTGGAAGAAGCGCTCAACGGGGTAGAGAACATGATGTACATGACCTCTTCCTCTACCAATAACGGTTCAGCGAGAATCACCATTTACTTCCGTCAAGGGACCGACCCCGATATGGCGGCAGTTAATGTGCAGAACCGTATTGCTACGGCACAAGGATTATTACCGGCAGAAGTCACCCGCAGCGGTATCACCGTCCGTAAGCGCCAGACAAGTAATATCAAAGCATTGGCATTGTATAGCCCCGACAACACGTTCGATGAAAGCTTTTTGAATAACTATCTGAAAATCAATATCAAACCCCGTCTTTCACGTATTGCCGGCGTGGGTGAGGTGAATGTGATGGGAGCGGACTATTCGTTACGTATCTGGCTCGATCCTGCCAAGATGGCTAAATATGGATTGGTTCCGTCCGACATCACGACGGTACTTGACGAACAGAATCTGGAAGCCCCTACGGGAACGCTTGGTGCCGAATCGAAGAATATTTTTCAGTATGTATTGAAATATCGCGGACATTATGAAGAAGAAAAGGCTTATGGCAATCTGGTAATCCGTTCGCAGGCAGGAGGCGAGGTGCTACGGCTGAAAGATGTGGCACGTATCGAATTGGGTGCCAACTATTGTTGTTAG